The Citrifermentans bemidjiense Bem genome window below encodes:
- the cas6 gene encoding CRISPR system precrRNA processing endoribonuclease RAMP protein Cas6, whose translation MELHYARLLFTFTLSSDLPDPHAFFVTRAEFESAFRSSLACRRSDCAGCLSAAPCPFPATFGQQIAKDPEAVRRHQKPPLPFIFQFPVLPPSPNRGTNHQLALHLVGSAVQHVSSYLCAVRVLVESRKGRVLRVEAEAPGGGRTPIDAAGGVPLLSSQDPVLAGPLSTETVTLQLLTPLKLVNEGRLLKTFTFAQFARSLMRRISSLAYHYEGAEPSLDYRWLSQSSEAVETLEYGCRLVSWNGRPAGIAGTAVFGGDLEPFHLLLQLGMATHLGKGASFGFGSYRVKS comes from the coding sequence CACGCTTTTTTTGTCACCCGCGCCGAGTTCGAGAGCGCCTTCCGTAGTTCTCTTGCCTGCCGCAGGTCCGACTGCGCCGGCTGTCTTTCGGCGGCCCCCTGTCCCTTTCCCGCCACCTTCGGGCAGCAGATAGCCAAGGACCCGGAAGCGGTCCGGCGGCACCAGAAGCCGCCGCTTCCCTTCATCTTCCAGTTCCCTGTGCTACCTCCATCCCCTAACCGCGGCACGAACCATCAGCTGGCGCTACACCTGGTCGGTAGCGCGGTTCAGCATGTCTCCTCTTACCTTTGTGCGGTGCGGGTTCTCGTGGAATCCAGGAAAGGGCGTGTCTTGCGGGTGGAAGCGGAGGCTCCGGGAGGAGGGCGTACCCCGATTGACGCTGCCGGCGGCGTCCCGCTGCTCAGTTCCCAGGATCCGGTGCTGGCAGGACCGCTTTCGACGGAGACGGTGACCCTGCAGTTGCTCACCCCGCTGAAACTCGTCAATGAGGGAAGGCTGCTGAAGACCTTCACCTTTGCCCAATTCGCGCGGTCGCTGATGCGCCGCATCTCCTCGCTTGCTTATCATTACGAGGGGGCGGAGCCGTCCCTCGATTACCGCTGGCTGTCCCAGAGCAGCGAAGCCGTGGAAACCCTCGAGTACGGCTGCCGGCTGGTCTCGTGGAACGGCCGCCCGGCGGGGATCGCCGGAACCGCGGTATTTGGCGGCGATCTCGAGCCGTTTCACCTGCTCTTGCAACTTGGGATGGCCACCCATCTCGGCAAGGGGGCTTCATTTGGCTTTGGCTCTTACCGCGTAAAGAGTTGA
- the ftsH gene encoding ATP-dependent zinc metalloprotease FtsH, producing the protein MGQGIWKPLMIAALFVLLVDLFYGAVVKPTAERGADISYTRFRDEVAANNVTKVTLRGKNVKGQFRNQVKVPAATVDEKGGTVSVSNFTTTLPSIEDMTLLPELNSRRVDVSVVSTEGSTMGTLFLYLLPWLIILGVWWLVMRGMRKQGPTGMMGGFARSGAKAYTSERIEVTFTDVAGMEEAKQELREVVEYLKEPKKFQQVGGKVPKGVLLVGPPGTGKTLLARAVAGEAGVPFFSISASAFIEMFVGVGASRVRDLFATARKSLPSIIFIDELDAVGRSRGAGFGGGHDEREQTLNQLLSEMDGFDPHTELVVISATNRPDVLDPALLRPGRFDRTVVIERPDWRDREKILRVHTKKIPLAADVDLGVIAKGTPGMTGADLEGLVNEAAILTARENKRVVGLDELERAKDKLLMGGERHMVISDEERRITAYHEAGHALVARLLPSTDPVHKVTILPRGRALGVTQQLPEDDRYHYPRAYLVNRLCVALGGRVAERIVFNDVSSGAQSDLKHVTELAEKMVCQWGMSEKIGPMTFSRGEEHPFLGMKLAEEKTFSEEMAWLIDQEIASFIRAAEGKSVELLSANRSKLDALAAALLEEETLDGQRVDEILSGA; encoded by the coding sequence ATGGGACAAGGCATCTGGAAACCCCTGATGATCGCCGCATTGTTCGTGCTGTTGGTCGACCTGTTCTACGGTGCCGTCGTGAAGCCGACGGCGGAGCGTGGCGCCGACATCAGCTACACCCGTTTCCGGGACGAGGTGGCAGCGAACAACGTGACCAAGGTCACGCTCAGGGGGAAGAACGTCAAAGGGCAGTTCCGCAATCAGGTCAAGGTTCCCGCGGCCACCGTCGATGAAAAGGGGGGGACCGTCAGCGTCTCCAACTTCACCACCACATTGCCGTCTATAGAAGATATGACCCTATTGCCCGAGCTTAACAGCAGACGGGTCGACGTCTCGGTCGTTTCCACGGAAGGGTCAACGATGGGAACCTTGTTCCTGTACCTCCTGCCGTGGCTCATCATCCTCGGGGTCTGGTGGTTGGTGATGCGGGGGATGAGAAAGCAGGGACCGACCGGGATGATGGGCGGGTTTGCCCGCTCCGGCGCCAAGGCATACACCTCCGAGCGTATCGAGGTGACCTTTACGGACGTGGCCGGTATGGAAGAGGCCAAGCAGGAACTGCGCGAGGTGGTGGAATACCTGAAAGAGCCTAAGAAGTTCCAGCAGGTAGGAGGAAAGGTACCCAAAGGGGTGCTGCTGGTCGGGCCTCCGGGAACCGGCAAGACGCTTTTGGCAAGGGCGGTGGCGGGGGAGGCTGGTGTACCCTTTTTCTCCATTTCCGCATCGGCCTTCATAGAGATGTTCGTCGGGGTGGGCGCGAGCCGGGTGCGGGATCTTTTCGCTACGGCAAGGAAATCGCTCCCCAGCATCATCTTCATTGACGAGCTGGATGCCGTCGGCAGGAGCCGTGGAGCTGGTTTCGGCGGTGGGCATGACGAGCGCGAACAGACTTTGAACCAGCTGCTCTCGGAGATGGACGGTTTCGATCCCCACACAGAGTTGGTCGTCATTTCTGCCACCAACAGGCCCGACGTCCTCGATCCTGCCCTGCTTCGTCCCGGGCGCTTTGACCGCACCGTGGTCATAGAGCGGCCGGACTGGCGTGACCGCGAGAAAATCTTGAGGGTTCATACCAAGAAGATCCCGCTGGCAGCCGATGTCGATCTGGGGGTCATCGCCAAGGGAACACCTGGGATGACCGGCGCGGACCTGGAGGGGCTGGTCAACGAGGCGGCGATTCTCACGGCAAGGGAGAACAAGCGCGTTGTCGGACTGGACGAGTTGGAACGGGCGAAGGACAAGCTCCTGATGGGGGGGGAGCGGCACATGGTGATCTCGGACGAGGAACGGCGGATCACCGCCTACCATGAGGCGGGGCACGCTCTGGTGGCGCGTCTTCTTCCCAGCACCGATCCGGTTCACAAAGTAACCATACTGCCGCGGGGGCGTGCTCTTGGGGTAACCCAGCAGTTGCCCGAGGACGATCGTTACCACTACCCGCGCGCCTATCTCGTCAATCGTCTGTGCGTGGCGCTGGGGGGTAGGGTCGCCGAGCGGATCGTCTTCAACGACGTGTCGTCGGGCGCCCAGAGCGATCTGAAGCATGTCACGGAACTGGCCGAAAAGATGGTATGTCAGTGGGGGATGAGCGAGAAGATAGGGCCGATGACCTTTTCCAGGGGAGAGGAGCATCCCTTTCTTGGCATGAAGTTGGCGGAAGAAAAGACCTTTTCCGAAGAGATGGCCTGGTTGATAGACCAGGAGATAGCATCGTTCATCAGGGCTGCCGAAGGGAAATCCGTGGAACTTTTGAGTGCCAATCGGAGCAAGCTAGACGCATTGGCGGCGGCGCTCCTGGAGGAAGAGACCCTTGACGGCCAGCGCGTCGATGAGATTTTGTCGGGAGCGTGA
- the malQ gene encoding 4-alpha-glucanotransferase, with amino-acid sequence MVRQRKSGVLLHPSSLPGAGGIGSFGEEARRFVDFLHKSGQSLWQILPLGPTAYGNSPYSCYSAFAGNPLLVNLEAVQDDGDLLPQENKPDLSTDRIDFPTVEEHKLGRLRGAAARFFAEATQKRKEEFWQFCDGTFWLHDFALFMALKEEFKGVSWKDWPDTLANREPAALSFWSEKLGTAIGEQKYQQWQFARQWKKLKSYANVLGISVVGDLPIFVAYDSADVWANPHLFHLDEKGVPIVVAGVPPDYFSKTGQLWGNPLYNWEQMAQEGYGWWIARLRNDLCLYDMVRIDHFRGFEAFWEVPMWEKTAINGRWVKGPGEALFHALRNALGNLPIIAEDLGIITPEVEALREQFGFPGMKILQFAFGSGPENPYLPHNHVRSCVVYTGTHDNDTTAGWFDTLKTKEQKNVLAYFDRDGGDIVWQMVKCALASVADYAIIPMQDLLELPSTGRMNVPGVAGGNWSWRCPADAFSGRLAAKLARATELYGRLPD; translated from the coding sequence ATGGTGAGACAGAGAAAGAGTGGGGTACTGTTGCACCCCAGCTCGTTGCCAGGAGCCGGAGGCATAGGTTCATTTGGCGAAGAAGCGCGGCGTTTCGTTGACTTTCTGCACAAGTCCGGTCAGTCTCTCTGGCAAATCCTTCCCCTTGGCCCTACCGCCTATGGAAACTCCCCATATTCCTGTTACTCGGCTTTTGCCGGTAACCCCCTTCTGGTCAACCTGGAAGCAGTCCAGGACGATGGGGATCTATTGCCCCAGGAAAATAAGCCCGATCTTTCCACCGACCGGATAGATTTTCCGACGGTCGAAGAGCACAAGCTGGGGCGCTTGAGGGGGGCGGCGGCGCGTTTTTTCGCGGAGGCGACGCAAAAGCGCAAAGAGGAGTTCTGGCAGTTCTGCGATGGCACCTTCTGGCTGCACGATTTCGCGCTCTTCATGGCGCTGAAGGAAGAGTTCAAGGGCGTTAGCTGGAAGGATTGGCCGGATACGCTGGCTAACCGGGAGCCTGCTGCACTTTCCTTCTGGAGCGAGAAATTAGGTACCGCCATCGGCGAGCAGAAGTACCAGCAGTGGCAGTTCGCTCGGCAATGGAAGAAGTTAAAGAGCTATGCGAACGTCCTCGGCATCTCGGTGGTCGGTGACCTGCCGATCTTCGTCGCCTACGATTCCGCGGATGTATGGGCAAATCCGCACCTTTTCCACCTGGATGAGAAGGGGGTCCCCATCGTAGTGGCAGGGGTGCCGCCGGATTACTTCAGCAAGACCGGGCAGCTCTGGGGGAATCCGCTCTATAACTGGGAACAGATGGCCCAGGAAGGGTACGGCTGGTGGATCGCCAGGCTGAGAAACGACCTTTGCCTCTACGACATGGTGCGCATCGATCACTTCCGCGGCTTCGAGGCTTTCTGGGAAGTGCCGATGTGGGAGAAGACCGCGATCAACGGCCGGTGGGTGAAAGGGCCGGGTGAGGCATTGTTCCATGCCTTGCGCAACGCGTTGGGAAATCTCCCCATCATCGCCGAGGACCTCGGCATCATTACGCCGGAGGTGGAAGCTCTCAGGGAACAATTCGGCTTCCCCGGCATGAAGATTCTGCAGTTCGCCTTCGGATCCGGCCCCGAAAATCCATATCTGCCGCACAACCATGTGCGCTCCTGCGTGGTCTATACCGGGACTCACGACAACGATACCACAGCAGGGTGGTTCGATACTCTGAAGACGAAGGAGCAAAAGAACGTGCTGGCTTATTTTGATCGGGACGGAGGCGACATCGTCTGGCAGATGGTGAAATGCGCCCTCGCCTCAGTTGCCGACTATGCCATCATCCCCATGCAGGACCTGCTGGAACTGCCCAGCACCGGCCGGATGAACGTTCCGGGTGTCGCCGGAGGCAACTGGAGCTGGCGATGCCCCGCCGACGCCTTTTCCGGAAGGCTTGCCGCCAAACTCGCACGGGCTACCGAACTTTACGGCAGGTTGCCAGACTAA
- a CDS encoding O-acetylhomoserine aminocarboxypropyltransferase/cysteine synthase family protein, whose translation MSENSFGFDTLALHAGQTVDPATLSRAVPIYQTSSYVFKNSEHAANLFGLKEFGNIYTRLMNPTTDVLEKRVAELDGGVAALAVASGQAATTYAVLNIASAGQNIISTSYLYGGTYNLFHYTLPKLGITVKFVDSSDPENIRKAIDENTRLVYSEAIGNPKNNVDDFEAIAKVAHDAGIPYIVDNTAATPFVFKPLEHGADIVVYSLTKFLGGHGTSIGGCVVDGGTFPWDNGKFPEFTEPDPSYHGLKFWDALGNISYIIKMRVELLRDMGACISPFNAFQIIQGIETLHVRMQRHVENAQKVAEWLEQNPLVSWVNYPGLPSHKDHANAKKYLNGAGAIIGFGIKGGLEAGMKFIDNVKLLSHLANIGDAKSLVIHPASTTHQQLSAEEQLASGVSPDFIRLSIGIEDVKDIIADIEQALKAAQA comes from the coding sequence ATGTCAGAGAATTCATTCGGATTCGATACCCTCGCACTTCATGCCGGCCAGACTGTAGATCCTGCTACCCTGTCCCGTGCGGTTCCCATTTACCAGACATCCTCATATGTCTTCAAGAACTCCGAACACGCCGCCAACCTTTTCGGGCTCAAAGAGTTCGGCAATATCTACACCCGTCTGATGAACCCCACCACCGACGTCCTTGAGAAGAGGGTGGCGGAATTGGATGGCGGTGTTGCAGCCCTCGCAGTGGCTTCCGGTCAGGCAGCCACGACCTATGCAGTGTTGAACATCGCCAGCGCCGGGCAGAACATCATATCCACCAGCTATCTCTATGGCGGTACCTACAACCTGTTCCACTACACTCTGCCGAAACTGGGCATCACCGTGAAGTTCGTCGACTCCTCCGACCCGGAGAACATCCGCAAAGCCATCGATGAGAACACTCGTTTGGTGTACAGCGAGGCCATAGGCAACCCCAAGAATAACGTTGACGACTTCGAGGCCATCGCCAAGGTCGCACACGATGCGGGCATCCCCTATATCGTAGACAACACCGCGGCTACGCCGTTCGTATTCAAACCTCTCGAGCATGGCGCCGATATCGTCGTTTACTCGCTGACCAAATTCCTGGGAGGCCACGGTACCAGCATCGGCGGTTGCGTAGTCGACGGCGGCACCTTCCCGTGGGACAACGGCAAGTTTCCCGAGTTCACCGAGCCGGATCCCTCCTACCACGGCTTGAAGTTCTGGGACGCGTTAGGCAACATCTCCTACATCATCAAGATGAGGGTAGAACTTCTGCGCGACATGGGTGCCTGCATTTCACCCTTCAACGCTTTCCAGATCATCCAGGGGATAGAGACCCTGCATGTCAGGATGCAGCGTCACGTAGAGAACGCGCAAAAAGTTGCCGAATGGCTGGAGCAGAATCCGCTGGTGAGCTGGGTCAACTATCCTGGTCTGCCGAGCCACAAAGACCACGCGAACGCCAAGAAGTACTTGAACGGCGCAGGAGCCATCATCGGGTTCGGCATCAAGGGTGGGCTTGAAGCAGGCATGAAGTTCATCGACAACGTAAAGCTGCTGTCCCACCTGGCCAACATCGGCGATGCCAAGAGCCTCGTGATCCACCCGGCGTCCACCACTCACCAGCAACTCTCCGCAGAAGAGCAGTTGGCAAGCGGCGTGAGCCCCGACTTCATCAGGCTCTCCATAGGCATAGAAGACGTAAAGGACATCATAGCCGACATAGAGCAGGCCCTGAAAGCGGCGCAAGCCTAG